The following are encoded in a window of Rosa chinensis cultivar Old Blush chromosome 4, RchiOBHm-V2, whole genome shotgun sequence genomic DNA:
- the LOC121052887 gene encoding uncharacterized protein LOC121052887, giving the protein MMDRCTNIDEQENQKQIDLSAVNTHMSDLPDLVIDKILGLIPTKAAFQVSFLCKQRQDVVSSFPVLNFNEDDDFDRHNLNRYRHYKHQHKRFINFLKGYLDYRKKKDQQKELLNKLSLHMRMFSRRDSSTITEWLKYACERGLKELDISPKMSVDPTSWIVGERPPESLYLFYILPWVAIASAKSSLTCLKLECVRVPHLLHVRVPHAYERLFPSLKTLSLKTSRVVDLDSLLFECPSMESLSLTQCSIGNSEFYVQCSSLKSLEIKYCRLHVIQVDQAFNLESFTFLSPPTYSRCEKMILKNAFNLKHINICVDYVREFFLLGSHRALEATIDRYVHLFEFFDGYLNANVSVKAYEATILVGELLDQEWFSSYSTHFPKLMTFLRKFRSCSKINLYVQALIIPKNYRKMTSVPPLPETFTLQAWMSNPPLVGSIVYLEMEDSLQWIAPLAQILIMPVDVEEDRKKYTSKLVL; this is encoded by the exons ATGATGGATCGAT GCACCAATATCGATGAAcaggaaaaccaaaaacagataGATCTGTCGGCCGTCAACACTCACATGTCTGACTTACCCGATCTTGTTATTGACAAAATCCTTGGACTCATTCCTACTAAAGCTGCGTTCCAGGTGAGCTTTCTTTGCAAGCAACGGCAAGATGTAGTCTCCTCATTCCCTGTACTCAATTTCAACGAGGATGATGATTTTGACCGCCACAACCTTAATCGCTACCGTCACTACAAACATCAACACAAAAGGTTCATCAATTTCTTGAAGGGCTATTTAGATTATCGTAAAAAGAAGGACCAGCAGAAAGAGCTCCTGAATAAATTAAGTCTTCACATGAGGATGTTTTCGCGTCGAGATTCATCTACCATAACCGAGTGGTTGAAATATGCATGTGAGAGAGGCCTCAAAGAGTTGGATATCAGTCCTAAAATGAGTGTTGACCCAACGAGTTGGATTGTCGGTGAGCGCCCGCCGGAAAGTCTCTACCTCTTCTACATCTTGCCTTGGGTGGCGATTGCTAGTGCAAAATCATCCTTAACTTGTCTAAAGTTGGAGTGTGTGAGAGTTCCGCATCTGCTGCATGTGAGAGTTCCGCACGCTTATGAGCGACTTTTTCCGTCCTTGAAAACTCTGTCCCTGAAAACTTCACGGGTTGTTGATCTCGATTCTCTTCTATTTGAGTGCCCATCCATGGAGTCCCTGTCATTAACTCAATGTTCTATTGGAAACTCCGAGTTTTATGTTCAATGCTCAAGTCTTAAGTCCTTGGAAATTAAGTATTGCCGTCTTCATGTTATTCAAGTTGATCAAGCCTTCAATCTTGAATCTTTTACATTTCTCTCACCGCCGACATATTCAAGATGTGAAAAGATGATCTTGAAGAATGCCTTCAACTTGAAACATATCAACATTTGTGTTGATTACGTCcgggaattttttttattgggaaGCCATCGTGCACTAGAGGCCACAATTGACCGATATGTCCATTTGTTCGAGTTCTTTGATGGTTATTTGAATGCCAACGTTTCTGTTAAAGCCTATGAGGCCACAATTTTAGTTGGGGAACTTTTGGACCAAGAATGGTTCTCGTCATATTCGACACATTTTCCGAAGCTGATGACCTTTCTTAGAAAATTTAGAAGCTGCTCGAAAATAAACCTCTACGTTCAGGCTCTCATCATTCCAAAGAATTATAGAAAGATGACCTCCGTTCCACCATTGCCGGAAACTTTCACTTTGCAGGCATGGATGTCGAATCCACCACTAGTGGGAAGTATAGTCtatttggaaatggaggactccttGCAATGGATTGCACCACTGGCACAGATATTGATCATGCCGGTGGACGTTGAAGAAGATAGAAAGAAGTATACGAGCAAGCTAGTCCTGTAG
- the LOC121052937 gene encoding uncharacterized protein LOC121052937: protein MVSPYPPLPEGLATKLKTRLMKLPKLPTNSLLSFACKSAQVNNVSDTSGLLVSSSKKRGGKHDCVEWHIVLAHKLIQFDILRILPPLVLVIRSVTLGDGDVSNRRIEPHVEYLVPEAIMRNLNPPLEIPRNAALPKPLSEPGICDLNRILAPTPLHRCLTDILFWELKVLNTSIASTATKRQSSCLEEASPLGSGGASCVQMIQQSSKNVIRDQT, encoded by the exons ATGGTGTCACCATATCCTCCTTTGCCTGAAGGTTTGGCAACAAAACTCAAAACTCGGTTGATGAAGTTGCCCAAATTGCCCACCAACTCACTTTTGAGTTTTGCTTGTAAATCGGCCCAAGTAAACAATGTGTCCGATACCTCAGGCCTATTAGTCAGCAG TTCCAAGAAGCGCGGAGGGAAACATGACTGTGTAGAATGGCACATTGTCCTTGCCCATAAACTGATACAATTCGACATCCTCAGGATTCTTCCACCACTTGTCCTAGTGATCAGGAGCGTAACACTTGGTGATGGAGATGTATCCAATCGGCGCATCGAACCACACGTAGAATACCTTGTCCCTGAAGCCATCATGCGGAACCTGAACCCCCCACTTGAGATCCCTCGTAATGCAGCGTTGCCTAAGCCCCTCTCTGAGCCAGGCATTTGTGACTTGAACCGCATTCTGGCTCCAACACCCTTGCACAGATGCCTTACTGATATACTGTTCTGGGAGCTTAAGGTTCTTAATACATCCATTGCATCTACAGCTACCAAGCGGCAAAGTAGTTGCCTTGAAGAAGCTTCACCATTGGGAAGCGGAGGAGCCAGCTGCGTTCAAATGATTCAGCAATCAAGCAAAAATGTTATCAGAGATCAGACATAG